The Actinomycetota bacterium genome includes a region encoding these proteins:
- a CDS encoding NADH-quinone oxidoreductase subunit A, producing MSEFLRQYLTVAIFGLTAVVMVGAMLGLGRLLRPVRPQPQKGINYESGVDPVGTGWSQSQIRYYVFALLFVMFDVEAVFIFPWATRLEVMGLFGLVEMGIFIVILALGLVYAWRKGVLRWA from the coding sequence ATGTCGGAGTTCCTTCGCCAGTACCTCACGGTAGCCATCTTCGGCCTGACCGCCGTGGTGATGGTCGGGGCCATGCTCGGGCTGGGCCGGCTGCTGCGTCCCGTCCGCCCCCAGCCCCAGAAGGGGATCAACTACGAGTCGGGTGTCGACCCCGTGGGGACGGGCTGGTCCCAGAGCCAGATCCGCTACTACGTGTTCGCCCTGCTGTTCGTGATGTTCGACGTCGAGGCGGTGTTCATCTTCCCTTGGGCCACCCGGCTCGAGGTCATGGGCCTGTTCGGCCTCGTCGAGATGGGCATCTTCATCGTCATCCTCGCCCTGGGTTTGGTCTACGCCTGGCGCAAGGGTGTCCTCCGTTGGGCCTGA
- a CDS encoding NADH-quinone oxidoreductase subunit C, producing the protein MSSVEPETTEAEEPTPEAPPPDPYLDVLEALRADLGGALVGSLTQRGDLWVRVHPDRWKRAAEVLRHQLGFDYFCFLSAVDWMPHTWPNPKVVEGEGDGDGDAEPEPEPVAEMQTGVTGGDSRFQVLARVYSTTRHLGVFLKADLDAETPRVETWSEVYAGADWHERETWEMYGFDFVGHPNLSHLYLPGDFEGFPLRKDFPLLSREVKPWPGLVDVEGFPAGYGAEEAAAEGGAS; encoded by the coding sequence TTGTCGTCGGTTGAGCCTGAGACGACCGAGGCCGAAGAGCCCACCCCCGAGGCCCCGCCGCCCGACCCCTACCTCGACGTGCTCGAGGCCCTGCGGGCCGACCTGGGCGGCGCCCTCGTGGGCTCGCTCACCCAGAGGGGCGACCTGTGGGTGCGGGTCCACCCGGACCGGTGGAAGCGGGCCGCCGAGGTCCTGCGCCACCAACTGGGCTTCGACTACTTCTGCTTCCTGTCGGCCGTCGACTGGATGCCCCACACCTGGCCCAACCCCAAGGTCGTGGAAGGCGAGGGCGACGGCGACGGCGATGCGGAGCCCGAGCCCGAACCGGTGGCCGAGATGCAGACCGGGGTCACGGGCGGGGACAGCCGCTTCCAGGTGCTGGCCCGGGTCTACTCGACTACCCGCCACCTCGGGGTCTTCCTCAAGGCCGACCTCGACGCCGAGACCCCCCGGGTGGAGACATGGTCGGAGGTCTACGCGGGCGCCGACTGGCACGAGCGCGAGACCTGGGAGATGTACGGCTTCGACTTCGTCGGCCACCCCAATCTCTCCCACCTGTACCTCCCGGGCGACTTCGAGGGGTTCCCCCTGCGCAAGGACTTCCCCTTGCTGTCCCGTGAGGTCAAGCCCTGGCCCGGCCTGGTCGACGTCGAGGGGTTCCCGGCCGGCTACGGCGCCGAGGAAGCGGCCGCCGAAGGAGGCGCGAGCTGA
- a CDS encoding matrixin family metalloprotease, which yields MRRWQVVAAVAAVAALGVGVLVLGGGDEQAGFDDALAGGPAEDPIVTGPERPDCPMAGHLAADFGGRRRPGVPVPDRWSFLEQRTDDRCQPVRFNPCEPVYYVTNATLAPPGALDDLEAAFAQLAQATGMTFVNEGPTDEAPLSGRPAYQPRYGPRWAPVLIAWDRGRPHRLNPDNPGGGRSTNVDNVYVSGVLILNVDAVDADGRRLANGFGEGASWGRVMIHELGHLLGLGHVGSPQEVMYDDLGVQRGRAEFHSGDLAGLRALGREAGCLTTPPSPTPAP from the coding sequence GTGAGGCGGTGGCAGGTCGTGGCCGCGGTGGCGGCGGTGGCCGCCCTCGGGGTGGGCGTGCTCGTCCTGGGGGGTGGGGACGAGCAGGCCGGCTTCGACGACGCGCTGGCCGGCGGCCCCGCCGAGGACCCGATCGTGACCGGCCCCGAACGCCCCGACTGCCCGATGGCCGGGCACCTGGCCGCCGACTTCGGGGGGCGACGCCGGCCGGGCGTGCCCGTCCCCGACCGCTGGTCGTTCCTGGAACAGCGCACCGACGACCGCTGCCAGCCGGTGCGGTTCAACCCGTGCGAGCCCGTCTACTACGTGACCAACGCGACCCTGGCGCCTCCGGGCGCGCTCGACGACCTGGAGGCGGCTTTCGCCCAGTTGGCCCAGGCCACAGGCATGACGTTCGTGAACGAGGGCCCAACCGACGAGGCCCCGCTGTCGGGACGGCCCGCCTACCAGCCCCGCTACGGTCCGCGCTGGGCGCCGGTGCTGATCGCCTGGGACCGGGGCCGCCCCCACCGCCTCAACCCCGACAACCCCGGCGGCGGCCGTTCGACCAACGTCGACAACGTCTACGTGAGCGGCGTGCTCATCCTCAACGTCGACGCCGTGGACGCCGACGGCCGCCGGCTGGCCAACGGCTTCGGGGAGGGGGCCAGTTGGGGCCGGGTGATGATCCACGAACTGGGCCACCTACTGGGGCTGGGCCACGTCGGCTCCCCCCAGGAGGTCATGTACGACGATCTCGGCGTGCAACGGGGGCGGGCCGAGTTCCACTCCGGCGACCTGGCCGGCCTCCGTGCCCTGGGTCGCGAAGCCGGCTGTCTAACCACGCCGCCCTCGCCCACCCCGGCGCCTTGA
- a CDS encoding NADH-quinone oxidoreductase subunit B family protein, with the protein MGIVEKGTLNKKVFKPLTHLLNYSRKYSLWVYQWGLACCAIEMGAAFASPRYDVMRLGVIPFPAGPRQADLVVISGTVTDKMAPPIRRLWEQMPDPKYVISMGSCANCGGPYWDSYSVTKGVDQIIPVDVYVPGCPPRPEALLEGIVLLQQRIQNEDMAERWKGEPIVVG; encoded by the coding sequence TTGGGAATCGTCGAGAAGGGGACCCTCAACAAGAAGGTCTTCAAGCCGCTCACCCACCTGCTCAACTACAGCCGGAAGTACTCGCTGTGGGTCTACCAGTGGGGCCTGGCGTGCTGTGCCATCGAGATGGGGGCGGCCTTTGCCTCCCCCCGCTACGACGTGATGCGCCTGGGGGTCATCCCCTTCCCGGCCGGTCCTCGCCAGGCTGACCTGGTCGTGATCTCGGGCACGGTCACCGACAAGATGGCCCCGCCCATCCGCCGGCTGTGGGAGCAGATGCCCGACCCCAAGTACGTCATCTCCATGGGCTCGTGCGCCAACTGCGGAGGCCCCTACTGGGACTCCTACTCGGTGACCAAGGGGGTCGACCAGATCATCCCCGTCGACGTCTACGTGCCCGGTTGCCCGCCACGGCCCGAGGCCCTGCTGGAGGGGATCGTGCTGCTCCAGCAGCGCATCCAGAACGAGGACATGGCCGAGCGCTGGAAGGGAGAACCGATTGTCGTCGGTTGA